The Candidatus Dadabacteria bacterium nucleotide sequence TGGGAAGCAGGGACAGCGCCACGGCCATGTTCAAAACCGCCTGAAAAACTATGAGCAGGGTGTAGCTCATGACCAGATGAAACCCGAACGGGTCGGGCGCGGTCACGGCGATTCTCACGCCCCTGAATAAAATGACCGCAAACCCCGCCACAACGGTCAAAACCCCGGCAAAGCCGAGTTCCTCGCCGATGATGGAAAGTATGAAATCGGTGTGCGCCTGCGGCAGGAAAAACAGTTTCTGGTTGCTCGCCCCGAGACCCTGCCCGAAA carries:
- a CDS encoding FtsW/RodA/SpoVE family cell cycle protein — protein: FGQGLGASNQKLFFLPQAHTDFILSIIGEELGFAGVLTVVAGFAVILFRGVRIAVTAPDPFGFHLVMSYTLLIVFQAVLNMAVALSLLPTKGLTLPFLSYGGTSLVVSLGAMGVILSVSRARARKQ